In Chanodichthys erythropterus isolate Z2021 chromosome 11, ASM2448905v1, whole genome shotgun sequence, a single window of DNA contains:
- the hsd11b2 gene encoding 11-beta-hydroxysteroid dehydrogenase type 2, giving the protein MEDCAVSFWIYIGVMSIIVGGAMKKFLAFHISAMPSVVAWLGATLLVERLCALCMPAVLARLILCVSCWLYFTWATPKPSLPVEGKAVFITGCDSGFGNATAKRLDAMGFEVFATVLNLDGEGAKHLRGVCSSRLTLLQVDITQPQQVQQALLDTKAKLGMRELWGLVNNAGWCVNIGDAELSLMSNFRGCMEVNFFGTLTVTRTFLPLLRQAKGRIVTISSPSGEHPFPCLASYGASKAALNLFINTLRHELEPWGVKVSTILPASFKTGQSSNTEYWEKEYRKLIQNLPPSLLEEYGEEYLLETKELFQSYAKTANEDLSPVINTIVDALISPQPQVRYYAGPGMTLMYLICSYFPVSISNRFLQKLFVQKKVMPRALMKQQGLSLNDNNNSIKENMNNSNNNKSCTKIID; this is encoded by the exons ATGGAAGACTGTGCAGTGTCTTTCTGGATTTACATCGGAGTAATGTCCATCATTGTTGGTGGAGCGATGAAGAAGTTTCTGGCATTCCATATCAGTGCCATGCCCTCAGTGGTGGCATGGCTGGGTGCCACTCTGCTGGTGGAGAGACTGTGTGCCCTGTGCATGCCTGCTGTGCTGGCAAGATTGATCCTCTGTGTGTCCTGCTGGCTGTACTTTACGTGGGCCACCCCCAAACCCTCCCTGCCCGTGGAAGGCAAGGCAGTCTTCATCACAG GTTGTGATTCAGGGTTTGGTAACGCTACAGCAAAGCGGTTAGATGCAATGGGGTTTGAAGTGTTTGCGACTGTATTGAACCTGGACGGAGAGGGAGCCAAGCACTTGCGCGGAGTCTGTTCATCACGTCTTACCCTCCTGCAGGTAGACATCACCCAGCCTCAGCAGGTACAGCAAGCCCTGCTTGACACCAAGGCCAAACTTGGCATGAGAG AGTTGTGGGGGCTTGTAAATAACGCTGGATGGTGTGTGAATATTGGGGATGCTGAGCTCTCCCTCATGTCCAACTTCAGAGGATGCATGGAGGTCAACTTCTTTGGAACACTCACCGTCACCAGGACCTTCCTGCCACTTCTCAGACAGGCAAAAGGCCGGATTGTGACAATCTCCAGCCCTTCAG GTGAGCATCCTTTCCCTTGTTTGGCATCATACGGGGCTTCAAAAGCTGCACTGAATCTTTTTATCAACACACTTCGTCATGAGCTGGAGCCATGGGGTGTCAAAGTCTCCACTATCTTACCCGCTTCCTTTAAGACAG GGCAGAGCAGTAACACAGAGTACTGGGAGAAAGAGTACAGGAAACTGATCCAAAACTTGCCGCCAAGCCTTCTCGAAGAATATGGGGAAGAATATCTGCTGGAGACCAAAGAACTCTTCCAGAGTTATGCAAAAACAGCTAATGAGGATCTGAGTCCTGTCATCAACACCATTGTGGACGCACTAATCTCTCCTCAACCCCAGGTGCGATACTATGCCGGGCCGGGTATGACACTCATGTACCTCATCTGCAGCTACTTCCCTGTGAGCATCAGCAACAGGTTCCTCCAGAAACTGTTTGTACAGAAGAAGGTGATGCCTCGTGCCCTTATGAAACAACAAGGCCTGAGCCTAAACGACAATAACAACAGTATCAAGGAAAACATGAATAACAGTAACAACAATAAAAGCTGCACAAAGATTATTGATTAG